Proteins encoded within one genomic window of Brassica rapa cultivar Chiifu-401-42 chromosome A09, CAAS_Brap_v3.01, whole genome shotgun sequence:
- the LOC103839470 gene encoding pectinesterase inhibitor 10, with amino-acid sequence MVSQSHTATFLLFTTFLFISRSISAAHSPPRLNATTNDLDFIRTSCNATLYQDLCYNSLAGYASVVQDSPARLAKIATGVSLSKAKSTLAFLSKLSRSAAEVQDCVSYLDEAVGSIRDSLRTLRNMSRVAAAPSSGETFSSQVNDVQTWMSAALTYEDTCTDEYEEMDEAGEIKTTVYDRVNKLKRFTSNALALVNTYGNNGAP; translated from the coding sequence ATGGTTAGCCAGAGCCATACGGCGACGTTTCTTCTCTTCACCACCTTTCTCTTCATTTCCCGATCAATTTCAGCCGCTCATTCCCCTCCACGACTAAACGCCACAACCAACGATCTAGATTTCATCCGAACAAGCTGCAACGCTACTCTCTATCAAGACCTCTGCTACAACTCTCTCGCCGGCTACGCCTCCGTCGTTCAAGACAGTCCCGCGAGGCTAGCAAAGATCGCAACCGGAGTGTCCCTCTCAAAAGCAAAATCCACGCTGGCTTTTCTCTCCAAGCTCTCACGCTCCGCCGCCGAAGTCCAAGACTGTGTTTCATACTTAGATGAGGCAGTTGGTTCCATTAGAGACTCTCTCCGAACACTACGCAACATGAGCCGCGTTGCGGCGGCTCCTTCATCGGGGGAGACGTTTAGTTCACAGGTGAATGACGTGCAGACGTGGATGAGTGCAGCATTGACGTATGAGGATACGTGTACGGACGAATATGAAGAAATGGATGAAGCAGGAGAGATCAAGACGACCGTTTATGATCGTGTGAACAAACTGAAAAGGTTTACTAGTAATGCTCTTGCGCTTGTTAACACTTATGGCAACAATGGAGCCCCATGA